In Methanobacterium paludis, the following proteins share a genomic window:
- a CDS encoding DUF116 domain-containing protein, which yields MKIKTPYSLKSGAESSSEYYMEVSNFTDHVLSEAEFQIGRVIDDIDDYGAQSLYKPPSRDLMVFEALMIGVLWRAYIKRAVKLNCESQKLLATLSRKRNENEKLKQVIDHDRGVLATSVLLPEDPETEKISELTTENLNKLLKWLEATGEFQQELKHINTWMNFLGSLNPQKSSSHLAKIFMFADWFEYASSEVLGRYTCNLEEFVDENLEKHLWNEDIILFTRKRSEYHMNMFGAEVMSRNFKESFKSRPRKALLLPGCMRYLAESKCLASKTNLGMKCADCNPNCKVNSLSKLGERNGFEVYVVSHESSALSQSTQKDRDELGIVGVACVTNLISGGWKSESLGIPAQCVLLDSCGCEHWVDSSETTGINEDKLVKLLDIETGPCKEYWHCSAHSNGHKTCSHHVSIE from the coding sequence ATGAAAATTAAAACCCCCTACTCACTTAAAAGCGGGGCTGAAAGCTCCAGTGAGTATTACATGGAAGTTTCAAACTTCACGGATCATGTCTTATCTGAAGCAGAATTCCAGATTGGCCGTGTTATTGATGATATTGATGACTACGGAGCACAAAGTTTGTATAAACCCCCTTCCAGGGATTTAATGGTCTTTGAAGCCCTCATGATAGGGGTGCTTTGGAGGGCCTATATCAAAAGGGCAGTTAAACTTAACTGTGAATCCCAGAAGTTACTTGCAACTCTCTCAAGAAAGAGAAATGAGAATGAAAAATTGAAACAAGTGATAGATCATGACCGGGGGGTTCTTGCCACTTCAGTTCTACTTCCTGAAGACCCTGAAACTGAAAAAATCTCGGAATTAACAACAGAAAATCTTAACAAACTCCTGAAATGGCTTGAAGCAACTGGCGAATTTCAACAGGAATTAAAACACATTAATACATGGATGAATTTTTTAGGCAGTTTAAATCCTCAAAAATCTTCTTCACATCTTGCAAAGATTTTCATGTTTGCAGATTGGTTTGAATACGCAAGCAGTGAAGTTTTGGGTAGATACACCTGCAACCTTGAAGAATTTGTTGATGAAAACCTTGAAAAACACCTTTGGAATGAAGATATCATACTGTTTACAAGGAAAAGGTCTGAGTATCACATGAACATGTTTGGGGCAGAGGTTATGAGTAGGAACTTCAAAGAATCATTTAAAAGCAGACCTAGAAAAGCTCTTTTACTACCTGGATGCATGCGTTACCTAGCTGAGAGTAAGTGCCTGGCTTCAAAGACCAATCTTGGAATGAAGTGCGCAGACTGCAACCCAAACTGCAAGGTTAACTCACTCAGTAAATTGGGTGAAAGGAATGGATTTGAAGTTTACGTTGTATCCCACGAATCTTCTGCATTATCCCAGAGTACCCAGAAGGATAGAGATGAGCTGGGAATAGTAGGGGTTGCATGCGTCACGAATCTCATATCCGGAGGTTGGAAATCAGAATCCCTTGGCATTCCAGCCCAGTGTGTTCTTCTTGACAGCTGTGGATGTGAACACTGGGTAGACAGCAGCGAAACAACCGGAATTAATGAAGATAAACTTGTGAAACTTCTCGATATTGAAACAGGACCTTGTAAAGAATATTGGCATTGTTCGGCACATTCAAATGGACATAAAACCTGTTCTCATCATGTTTCCATTGAATGA
- a CDS encoding TetR/AcrR family transcriptional regulator, translated as MTKTSSNKNGKISTKEKIFDVSVDLFSKKGFDAVSIREIAREVGIRESSIYNHYPSKETILNVIFQYFKKELTKMRPPEAVNIEKLTPDIFRERVHLTHMLFRTPTMEKIFKIIINEQFKNEKARKIVLHNLIEEPHKFTEKVLDNMNQRGIIRPLDPKIMAVEFQYPIFSLFMEYLLLKSNNLNTEDVETRLKSHVDFFLSVITPEVEK; from the coding sequence ATGACAAAAACATCATCCAATAAAAATGGGAAGATATCAACCAAAGAAAAAATATTTGATGTTTCAGTCGATTTATTCTCGAAAAAAGGATTTGATGCAGTATCAATCCGTGAAATTGCAAGGGAAGTTGGCATAAGAGAAAGTTCAATTTACAACCATTACCCCAGTAAAGAAACTATACTAAATGTAATTTTCCAATACTTTAAGAAAGAATTAACTAAAATGAGACCTCCTGAAGCCGTAAATATTGAAAAATTAACTCCAGATATTTTTCGAGAGAGAGTTCATCTCACACACATGCTTTTTCGAACACCCACCATGGAAAAAATATTCAAGATCATAATCAATGAACAGTTTAAAAACGAAAAAGCCAGAAAAATCGTTTTACACAACCTGATTGAGGAACCCCACAAGTTCACAGAAAAAGTTCTTGATAATATGAATCAAAGGGGCATCATCCGTCCCCTTGACCCTAAAATTATGGCAGTGGAATTTCAGTACCCAATATTCTCCCTATTTATGGAGTATCTCCTCCTGAAATCCAATAATTTAAATACAGAAGATGTTGAAACCCGACTCAAAAGCCATGTAGACTTTTTTTTATCAGTCATAACTCCCGAGGTTGAAAAATGA
- a CDS encoding universal stress protein: MNTRILLPTDGSENAERAGEYAISLSNISGADIIVLNVIDTDYLDALPQQDLKESLGKELREEGKKAVERFKESLEDSQCNGMCKNINFTILIKEGKPGEVILKTIDEENIDQVIMGKSGKHGLERFLLGRTTDKVVREANVPVNVIS; the protein is encoded by the coding sequence ATGAATACGAGAATATTGTTACCTACAGATGGTTCAGAAAATGCAGAAAGGGCAGGAGAATATGCAATATCCCTTTCAAATATTAGTGGTGCAGATATCATTGTTTTAAACGTGATTGACACCGACTACTTGGATGCACTGCCTCAGCAAGATCTCAAGGAAAGCTTAGGCAAAGAGTTGAGAGAAGAAGGAAAAAAGGCTGTTGAACGTTTTAAAGAGAGTTTAGAAGATAGTCAATGCAATGGAATGTGCAAAAACATTAACTTCACCATTCTTATCAAAGAAGGCAAACCTGGCGAAGTCATACTTAAAACCATAGATGAAGAAAATATAGATCAGGTAATAATGGGAAAATCTGGTAAACATGGTTTAGAAAGGTTTCTGCTTGGAAGGACAACTGATAAAGTTGTAAGAGAAGCAAATGTACCTGTTAACGTGATATCTTAA
- a CDS encoding PAS domain-containing protein has translation MFDKSPIGILLYDKEGKLVDVNQSALEITGISEETSGIDLFENHTIAQKREKLVKEGSIKFQAPLDFENIKNTGFSTLTKSGTIFIDWNISVIDAGFLVQIQDVTKVKKSEESLKESEKYRRWFDEDLTGDFIATPEGKVIECNSAFAEIYGFNNCKDAVQADISKFNSDDWKNLIKRLKTEHKVQGHQSTHKRPDGKEIHIVANVVAIFNDFGELVQVKGYVFDDTERKEAEDALMGSEEKYRRLFDEDLTGDFIATPEGKILECNPAFAEIYGFQGCGKAVRSEISQFNPAGWATLIDHLRDERKIQGYQRWHVRPDGKEIHVVANVVGIFNDSGALVQVKGYVFDDTERKEAEDALMGSEEKYRRLFDEDLTGDFIATPKGEIIECNPAFAEIYGFDDCKKALQWNISKSNPFDWPYMVTRLKSEGKIKGYQSWQRRSDGLRIHVVANVVGIFNDSGEIVQVKGYVFDDTERKKTEQELIHSKSQITEILDSIKDGFVALNHYWNFIYVNQRAAQYVGVEPDELVGQNLWERFPELVGTNYETAFRRARDEQEIQYFKAQCIRMNDHGFDVSVYPLNEGISVYWRDITQHKKPEKN, from the coding sequence ATATTTGATAAATCCCCTATAGGAATTCTTCTTTATGACAAAGAAGGTAAATTAGTGGATGTTAATCAATCTGCACTAGAAATAACCGGAATTTCTGAAGAAACTTCGGGTATTGATCTATTTGAAAACCATACTATAGCTCAAAAAAGGGAAAAATTAGTTAAAGAAGGATCAATTAAATTTCAAGCTCCATTAGATTTTGAAAATATTAAAAATACAGGTTTTTCCACTCTAACAAAGTCTGGAACAATTTTTATTGATTGGAATATTTCTGTTATTGATGCTGGCTTTTTAGTGCAAATTCAGGATGTCACCAAGGTTAAAAAGTCTGAAGAATCTCTTAAAGAGAGTGAAAAATACAGGCGTTGGTTTGATGAAGATTTGACTGGTGATTTTATTGCAACACCGGAAGGTAAGGTAATCGAGTGTAACTCCGCATTTGCAGAGATATATGGCTTTAATAACTGTAAAGATGCCGTTCAAGCAGACATCTCTAAGTTCAACTCTGATGATTGGAAAAATTTAATAAAACGCTTAAAAACTGAGCACAAAGTCCAGGGTCATCAATCCACACACAAAAGACCAGACGGTAAGGAAATTCATATTGTTGCTAATGTTGTAGCGATATTTAATGATTTTGGTGAACTTGTTCAGGTTAAAGGTTATGTATTTGATGATACTGAACGTAAAGAGGCTGAAGATGCTTTAATGGGGAGTGAGGAGAAGTATCGTCGTCTTTTTGATGAAGATTTGACTGGTGATTTTATTGCAACGCCTGAAGGGAAAATTCTTGAGTGTAACCCTGCATTTGCAGAAATTTACGGCTTTCAAGGCTGTGGAAAAGCTGTTCGATCAGAAATTTCACAATTCAACCCGGCGGGCTGGGCTACTCTTATCGATCACTTGAGGGATGAGCGTAAGATCCAGGGCTATCAAAGGTGGCATGTACGGCCAGATGGTAAGGAAATTCATGTTGTTGCCAATGTAGTTGGTATTTTTAATGATTCGGGTGCACTTGTTCAGGTTAAAGGTTATGTATTTGATGATACTGAACGTAAAGAGGCTGAAGATGCTTTAATGGGGAGTGAGGAGAAGTATCGTCGTCTTTTTGATGAAGATTTGACTGGTGATTTTATTGCAACGCCTAAAGGTGAAATCATTGAGTGTAACCCTGCATTTGCAGAAATTTACGGCTTTGATGATTGTAAAAAAGCACTTCAGTGGAATATTTCGAAATCTAACCCCTTTGACTGGCCTTATATGGTTACTCGTCTGAAGAGTGAGGGTAAGATCAAGGGTTATCAGAGTTGGCAGAGAAGATCCGATGGGTTGAGGATTCATGTCGTTGCCAATGTAGTTGGTATTTTTAATGATTCAGGTGAAATTGTTCAGGTTAAAGGTTATGTATTTGATGATACTGAACGTAAAAAGACAGAACAAGAACTTATTCACAGCAAAAGTCAAATAACGGAGATTTTAGATAGTATAAAAGATGGTTTCGTTGCTTTGAATCATTACTGGAATTTTATTTATGTGAATCAGCGTGCTGCCCAATACGTGGGTGTTGAACCCGATGAACTGGTGGGACAAAACTTGTGGGAAAGATTCCCGGAACTTGTTGGAACCAATTATGAAACGGCCTTCCGCAGGGCAAGGGATGAACAGGAAATCCAGTATTTTAAAGCGCAATGCATACGCATGAATGATCACGGGTTCGATGTCAGTGTTTACCCATTGAACGAGGGGATCTCTGTTTATTGGAGAGATATCACCCAGCACAAAAAGCCGGAAAAAAATTAA
- a CDS encoding DASS family sodium-coupled anion symporter, producing the protein MNINKKAMGFVVAILAFIAIMLIPMHGLSYPGRAAIALLVFAIVMWGTETVPLPVTSIMIMFLLPLLGIESFTNAAVGFANPIIFLMIGGFILAEAIRKSGLAKRFTYFLLSKLGTSPSMSLFAAIFSTGLLSAWIENVVAFAMLLPIIKEIIPLMGVKDAEKGNSNFAKAMVLGASYGSLAGGFGTEIGTAPNLMAAAYTHLPFANWMVFGFPLAIILLLAIWKTLQWVFPPEVEGIIGGKETLTNTLSKLGSMSKTEKITAVILFFTIGLWVTTGFTGLDSYSVALIGAALYFITGVIDWKDAQKNIDWGLIIFFGGALALGAALLNSGAATYLIQDVLGMLGGNPATLVIMLVLMVIAVIFTQVMSNIALSAILVPIAVTLASAQGQPIGIYAVPVAIACSLSFMFPMADPTVAMAYGTGYVNVKEIFKAGLPMVIIGIIVSIAVILTIGIPFLG; encoded by the coding sequence ATGAATATTAATAAGAAGGCTATGGGTTTTGTTGTGGCTATTTTGGCCTTCATAGCGATTATGTTAATTCCTATGCATGGTTTAAGTTATCCTGGTCGTGCTGCAATTGCACTTTTGGTTTTCGCCATTGTAATGTGGGGTACTGAGACTGTCCCCCTGCCTGTGACATCCATCATGATCATGTTCTTGCTACCTTTACTGGGCATAGAAAGTTTCACTAATGCCGCAGTAGGGTTTGCAAATCCTATCATCTTCTTGATGATTGGTGGATTCATTCTGGCAGAGGCTATTCGTAAAAGTGGACTTGCAAAACGTTTCACATATTTTTTACTCTCAAAACTGGGCACAAGCCCAAGTATGAGTCTTTTTGCAGCCATATTCTCAACAGGACTCTTGTCTGCCTGGATTGAAAATGTTGTGGCATTTGCAATGCTACTCCCCATCATCAAGGAAATCATACCTTTGATGGGTGTGAAAGATGCTGAAAAAGGAAACAGTAACTTTGCTAAGGCCATGGTCTTAGGTGCTTCATACGGTTCCCTGGCAGGTGGATTCGGAACAGAAATAGGAACTGCACCGAACCTGATGGCAGCTGCCTATACACATTTACCATTTGCTAACTGGATGGTTTTCGGATTCCCACTTGCAATAATATTACTTCTGGCTATCTGGAAAACTCTACAATGGGTGTTCCCACCAGAAGTTGAAGGAATTATCGGTGGAAAAGAAACATTAACCAACACACTCAGCAAACTCGGATCCATGAGTAAAACAGAGAAAATAACAGCAGTTATCCTATTTTTCACCATAGGTCTATGGGTTACAACAGGATTCACAGGACTCGACAGTTACTCTGTAGCACTTATCGGTGCAGCACTCTACTTCATAACTGGTGTTATTGACTGGAAAGACGCTCAAAAAAACATCGACTGGGGATTAATCATCTTCTTCGGAGGTGCTTTAGCCCTTGGAGCCGCACTACTAAACTCAGGAGCTGCAACCTATCTGATACAAGATGTGCTTGGAATGCTCGGAGGTAATCCAGCGACATTAGTTATCATGCTCGTGTTGATGGTTATTGCTGTGATCTTCACACAGGTCATGTCCAACATAGCACTTTCAGCTATTCTTGTGCCGATTGCTGTGACTTTAGCTTCTGCTCAGGGTCAGCCCATTGGTATTTATGCTGTGCCTGTGGCAATCGCATGTTCACTGTCTTTCATGTTCCCAATGGCAGATCCAACAGTTGCAATGGCATATGGAACAGGTTACGTCAACGTCAAGGAAATATTCAAAGCAGGACTACCTATGGTCATAATAGGAATCATAGTGAGCATAGCTGTTATACTCACAATTGGAATACCATTCCTGGGTTAA
- a CDS encoding polysaccharide pyruvyl transferase family protein, whose translation MNELDVPNLTDRQDRDDKLNIDHKNLKSSHNREQNFKQSVPKVLLVGYNGANNTGSEARLISIIKDVRAVLGPDVCITIPTLNEKNLRRYIKEEANLKIVPIPSIFFFALKKLVKEHDLVLLVEGSCYMDTWTSALLWAFLWTTKCANSSKIPCIAYSVDAGDLSPLNKFLVKREASKTDLIITRTKLAADKLKNIGVTAPIKNTADSAFTFQKDDNDETIIQDIWTKESLPKPEKSVVGFAVVDFYLWPVVIRPWGKSKDRYKWPYYFSRSKKRAKKSDDLSARWAALADKIIEKHGKSIALICMEELDEPLALNIIGKMQHSENAHIFTSNEFNTSQMTGILQGLELLITSRYHAAVLSLESPVPQIAVAHDPRLKGLYNELGIDKEYLFDYRLENAGKIVWDKVEKQADDLLGNPKKINNKLKQGYSQHLMGAEKNRQLLKEFLIERGWEVRP comes from the coding sequence GTGAATGAATTGGATGTACCCAACCTAACAGACCGTCAAGATCGTGACGATAAATTAAACATTGACCATAAGAATTTAAAATCCTCCCATAATCGGGAACAAAATTTTAAGCAGAGTGTTCCAAAGGTTCTTCTGGTTGGTTACAACGGTGCCAACAATACAGGATCTGAAGCTCGGCTCATCTCCATAATAAAGGATGTACGGGCTGTTTTAGGGCCAGACGTTTGTATAACCATTCCAACTCTCAATGAGAAAAATCTGCGCCGTTACATCAAGGAAGAAGCCAACCTTAAAATTGTGCCAATTCCATCAATTTTCTTCTTTGCACTTAAAAAGCTTGTAAAAGAGCATGATCTGGTTTTACTTGTTGAAGGAAGCTGTTACATGGACACCTGGACTTCAGCTCTTCTTTGGGCTTTTTTATGGACAACAAAATGTGCAAATTCATCTAAAATACCTTGTATTGCTTATTCAGTGGATGCTGGAGATTTATCTCCTTTAAATAAGTTCCTTGTTAAAAGGGAAGCAAGTAAAACCGATCTGATCATAACCCGAACCAAGTTAGCTGCAGATAAACTAAAAAATATAGGGGTCACCGCACCTATAAAAAATACAGCAGATAGCGCTTTTACCTTCCAAAAAGATGATAATGACGAAACCATCATTCAAGATATCTGGACAAAGGAATCTCTCCCCAAGCCAGAGAAGAGTGTTGTGGGATTTGCAGTGGTAGATTTTTACCTATGGCCTGTTGTTATAAGACCCTGGGGTAAAAGCAAAGACCGTTACAAGTGGCCGTACTACTTCTCCCGTTCAAAAAAGAGAGCTAAAAAAAGTGACGATCTATCTGCCAGGTGGGCTGCTTTAGCCGATAAAATAATAGAAAAACATGGAAAAAGTATTGCACTTATTTGTATGGAAGAACTGGATGAACCTCTTGCACTTAACATCATAGGTAAAATGCAGCACTCTGAAAATGCGCATATCTTTACTTCAAACGAGTTTAACACCTCTCAGATGACAGGAATACTGCAGGGCCTGGAATTATTGATTACATCTCGTTACCATGCAGCTGTTTTATCCCTTGAATCACCCGTACCGCAAATAGCAGTTGCACACGACCCCCGTCTAAAAGGACTTTACAATGAACTGGGAATTGATAAGGAATACCTTTTTGATTATAGACTTGAAAATGCAGGAAAAATAGTGTGGGATAAAGTCGAAAAACAGGCGGATGATCTTCTTGGAAATCCAAAAAAGATTAATAACAAGTTAAAACAGGGTTACAGCCAGCATTTAATGGGAGCAGAGAAAAATCGGCAGTTGTTAAAGGAATTTTTGATTGAAAGAGGATGGGAGGTGAGACCGTGA